The following is a genomic window from bacterium.
CTCCTCCGTGGAAAGATTAAGAGAGTAAAGGTGAAGAGTCAAGATATGCTCAATTCCCTTCGGCATCAGATGAATATTGACGCTTATCATAGCACTTTTATGTTATTTCGTAAAGAATAACTTTCCAAATGTGCTGCACACTCACTACTCCGTCAATCCTGCTTTCCATAACTCAACAGCCGGATTCCATTTCAGAGGAAGTGGCTCAAGGTCAGGGATTTTTTTGGTGTTCCAGGCCAGGATGGTAAAAACTTCGAAGAAAAACGGCTGAACGTAGCTTTTGGTAATAAGTTCCTGGGTTGTGCAGCAGGCCTTTCGGCTTTCTTCCGGATCATTGGAGTGCAGGAAAATGGAAAAAGCTTCATCAAGCTCAGGGCTCTGATACACAGTGAACCAGAAAGGCTGACCGGTATAGTAGAAGAGAGGATAACGCACCTGCGGCCAGAGGGCCATTTCAAACTCTCTGCTGCGCATCTTTTCGGCATGTACGCCGAATTCCATAGGCTGCAATTTTACCTCTATGCCCACCATTTTCAACTGGGCCTGTATCAGGTCGGCAATTACCTCGTAAACCGGATCAAAGCTGCTCCATGACAGGGTGACTGAAAATTTCTCCCCCCCTTTCCTGATTACGCCGTCCATACTCCGGTCTTTCCATCCCGCTTCAGCCAGCAGTTGTCTGGAAGCGGATACATCACTGCGCCTTCTGCGTACCTGGGGATTGTACAGAAAATGGTTTTGGGGAACCGGGCCATTGATGCTCAGGGAGGCATCATGAATGAGGCTGTTGATTGTATGCTGATCTATGGCCAGATAGATTGCTTCCCTTACCCTGATGTCAGTGAAGGGCTCTTTCTGATAGTTCAGCACCAGAGAATGGACCGACGGATCGGGGCTGGAGAGTTTTTCCACTGCACAATGAGCGGCCCTGAGGCGGGGAACCATTTCAAGAGGCACCTTGTCAAAACAATCGAGGCCGATCAAATCGATATCACCTGCCTCAAGAGCGGCTATCCGCTCCCCGGGATCAGGGATGACCTTCAGCATAATATGAGGGATTTTCACTTCACCCTGCCAGTAATAAGGATTTTTAGCCAGCAGAATATGTCGGGCCCTGCTGTACTCGCGGATGGTATATGGCCCTGTACCGATAAATCCGGTCACTTTTTCATCCGACGATGGTTTGACCACAGGGCTTATATGCGGTGTGGCCAATTCATCCAGGAACAGGGTATATGGCTGATAGAGGTGAAAGCAAACCGTGCGCTCATCGATAATCTCTATCGAGGAGATTGCGCTCCAGCGAGTCAGGCTGGAGAGCTGAGTGAGAAATTCTTCCGGCTCTCCGTGAGCACAGGATGGAAACTTCAGGGACTTCTCGCGCTCCCTGGTGTCTCCCGGTATTGGAGGAAGAGCAATTTCGTCTAACCATTCTTTCCGGCACTGCTCTTCGGTGGACTGATGGAAGACGGCCTGTCCATTGGCGGCGATTTCCTGTTTTTTCCTTTTTTCCCGCATCTCGAAGGATTCCTTGACATGATAGGCTGTGACCCGCGTCCCATCGGAAAAGCTAATACCATCTCTGATCCTGAAGGTATAATCCCGACCATCCTCGCTCTTCTCCCACGATTGGGCGATCAAGGGGAGATATCCGCCCTTTTGATCCTGACTGATCAATGTCTCGAATACCAGACCATTGAATCCTTTGTATGACCAGATGTCCGAAACCCGCCAGTCTCTGGCAGTGCCGATAACCATAGTATCCGGAGAATGCACTTTTCCTTTCCGTAAACAGGCCAGGAAACAAAGAAGACCCATCCCAATCCCGAAAGTCAATCCCGCCAGCATCCATCTTCTGCGCATGTAAAATATCTCCCCTGCTCAACCCCAAAAAGGTAAGGCTCTTTCTGTAGCCGCTGAAAAAGATGTAAAATCCTATTTGAAATATGCAAAATTTGAGCCTGAAATGACACAACCTGCATACACAGCGAGGGGATTGGGTTTATACTGCCGGTTATCGTCCACTGCGACAGCACCCACACCATGGGGAAGCCGCTTTGGAATGCTGCGGCAAGACACCACTTTCCGCTGGCAGCGTAAAACCTATTCTGGACGGGTATAATTCCCACGCAGTGCTATATCTTCGTGCTCTTCGTGAGGCTAATTTCGAGCAAATAAAATGTATATTCAACTTAAAACGATATAATATCTTTCTTTGTATTTAACCGAAAATAGTAACTGAAAGGTGTTTTTAATCAACAACCCCTAACATATAATCAGATGAGGTGACCGTATGAGAATGAACATCCGGCGTATAATAATCATTTTATTAATTTGCACTTTTATCAACTGTCTGTGTGTAACAAATTTTGCCTGTGCTCAAGGTGCTATATTAGGGGAAACATTTGTGGAAGCGATTGATACTTTATTGTCCATAAGAGATGAATTTATCGACATTGTTGATTTTTTCAACCCCATAAGGAGCGAGTGGATGTCGAGAAATAATGAATTCATGAAGGACATTCTGGTGATAATGAAAGATATCCAGGAGAGAATACAATTGCCTCAATAAATTTACCGAAAGCAGCCATAACTCAATCCATCAGCTCTTATAAATCCCCCCTGACCTCCAGCGGGGAAAGGGGGGCACCATTCCCTGACAGGGACAGGTTTTGCCCATCGGATATTTTTAGGTTATAAAAAATTTGACAAAATAACGTATATCTTTTAAATTATATATTATATATCTTTACTAAGATATCTATAGTTTATAGATAATGCATATCGTATTTATAATATTGATTTATATTTTTTATTAAAAGCAAGGAGGTACTCCTTTCTGTATTTGAGATATTCCGATTCTGTATTTGAAATATTCCGATCCAGGAAATAATTATGCCTTTTCATAAGAAAGAGGCATCTTGGATGGAAGGAAATATATCGTTATTGTAACTCGAGGAGACAGGCTGTTGGAAAAAACCAAGAAGTAATATCTGAATTCAGGGGGGATCGGAAGGAGAATCAGCGATGCACGAAGCACCGGCAATGCAAGAAGCATTTGAAATGAGGACACCTCCCCGTAGGGACGCTGCCATTTTCAGCTTATCATGCCTGGCGGCCCTTGTTCTGATATCCACTGGCATACTCTTCTCTATACCCCGGTGGGCAGCAGCAGGAGAGCTGGCCATATACTGGCCGGGAAAACAGGGGGTGATGAGCCTTCAGGAGCAGGAGGCATGTGCCGCATATATCCACGACCATGTTGCTCAGGTAACTTCAAAGGCAGTATTTGGCGGCTTTGGGCAGAATACGATTGATTCTCTGAGAGGCTGGCTCGACAGCCACCTGAGAGACGGGAAAGCGGATATCCTGGTGGTTATTGATATCTGTCCGTCTCTGGTGTTCCGGGGCGAGGTTGACGGTTCAATGGCCGAGCGATGGATGGAGTCCGGCAATATGGTGATCTGGACAGGGTCCGAGCCTTTCGGCTGGTATATTGATCTCGATGGAGTAATACGGGATCGGGGAGCTGGTGAAAAAGGGGCAAGCCAGGTGCT
Proteins encoded in this region:
- a CDS encoding ABC transporter substrate-binding protein, with the translated sequence MRRRWMLAGLTFGIGMGLLCFLACLRKGKVHSPDTMVIGTARDWRVSDIWSYKGFNGLVFETLISQDQKGGYLPLIAQSWEKSEDGRDYTFRIRDGISFSDGTRVTAYHVKESFEMREKRKKQEIAANGQAVFHQSTEEQCRKEWLDEIALPPIPGDTREREKSLKFPSCAHGEPEEFLTQLSSLTRWSAISSIEIIDERTVCFHLYQPYTLFLDELATPHISPVVKPSSDEKVTGFIGTGPYTIREYSRARHILLAKNPYYWQGEVKIPHIMLKVIPDPGERIAALEAGDIDLIGLDCFDKVPLEMVPRLRAAHCAVEKLSSPDPSVHSLVLNYQKEPFTDIRVREAIYLAIDQHTINSLIHDASLSINGPVPQNHFLYNPQVRRRRSDVSASRQLLAEAGWKDRSMDGVIRKGGEKFSVTLSWSSFDPVYEVIADLIQAQLKMVGIEVKLQPMEFGVHAEKMRSREFEMALWPQVRYPLFYYTGQPFWFTVYQSPELDEAFSIFLHSNDPEESRKACCTTQELITKSYVQPFFFEVFTILAWNTKKIPDLEPLPLKWNPAVELWKAGLTE